In a single window of the Mustelus asterias chromosome 3, sMusAst1.hap1.1, whole genome shotgun sequence genome:
- the bhlhe40 gene encoding class E basic helix-loop-helix protein 40, translating into MDRITAGQPPPCLPKIPTFGNSEMQGMEFPHMFVYKAKRGLKRGDDSKETYKLPHRLIEKKRRDRINECIAQLKDMLPEHLKLTTLGHLEKAVVLELTLKHVKALTGLIEQQQQKILALQSGLQIGEQTAKASESSHEMFQSGFQMCAKEVLQFLAKHENLREMKPAHLINHLQKMGADIHTGGYISGIGQPLTRFPEGDFRPKPLSGAEGPGKNCVPVIQRTCPASSEQSGSDTDTDSGYGGEPDKSDSKHDLESPRRENELKHPLVERVVSIKQEYEEPPVKKARMELPEEDTHIAHGDLSVGGFLGHHTPPLCVPFYLLPPSAAAAYMPMLEKCWYPTSMPVLYPGIPASAALSGLMSPDKLSPLLIPQRGASPVSISPTMDTSALIQALKQVPPLGVETKD; encoded by the exons ATGGACAGGATCACAGCTGGCCAGCCTCCTCCTTGTCTGCCGAAAATCCCAACTTTTGGAAACAGCGAGATGCAAGG AATGGAATTCCCTCACATGTTTGTTTATAAAGCTAAAAGAGGCTTAAAGAGAGGCGACGACAGCAAG gAAACGTATAAATTACCACACCGACTGATTGAAAAGAAAAGACGCGATAGGATTAATGAATGCATAGCTCAGTTAAAGGACATGCTTCCTGAACACCTCAAGCTGACG ACATTAGGACATTTGGAAAAGGCTGTGGTACTTGAGCTTACCTTGAAACACGTGAAGGCATTAACTGGCCTTATCGAACAGCAACAACAGAAAATACTAGCCCTGCAGAGCGGCCTACAAATCG GTGAACAGACAGCTAAGGCATCTGAGTCAAGCCATGAAATGTTTCAGTCTGGCTTCCAGATGTGTGCCAAAGAAGTGCTGCAGTTCCTGGCAAAGCATGAGAACCTGAGAGAGATGAAGCCCGCGCACTTGATCAATCATCTTCAGAAGATGGGAGCAGACATTCACACTGGGGGATATATTAGCGGGATAGGGCAGCCTTTGACGCGTTTCCCAGAAGGAGATTTCAGGCCTAAGCCCTtgagtggggctgaagggccgggCAAAAACTGTGTGCCTGTAATCCAGAGGACTTGTCCAGCCAGCAGCGAGCAGAGCGGCAGTGATACCGACACTGATAGCGGGTATGGCGGCGAGCCTGACAAAAGTGACTCCAAGCACGACCTGGAGAGCCCCAGGAGAGAAAATGAGCTGAAACACCCTCTGGTGGAAAGGGTTGTCTCCATTAAACAAGAATATGAGGAACCCCCAGTCAAGAAAGCTCGCATGGAGCTGCCTGAGGAAGATACTCATATTGCTCATGGAGACCTGTCTGTGGGTGGCTTCCTAGGGCATCACACGCCTCCTCTGTGTGTGCCTTTCTACCTGCTGCCTCCCTCAGCAGCTGCTGCATACATGCCCATGCTGGAGAAGTGCTGGTACCCAACTTCGATGCCAGTCTTGTACCCTGGGATTCCTGCATCGGCTGCATTGAGCGGGTTGATGAGCCCTGATAAACTCTCTCCCCTCTTAATTCCTCAGAGGGGAGCTTCACCGGTCTCTATATCTCCCACAATGGACACATCAGCTCTGATCCAAGCCCTGAAGCAAGTCCCACCTTTGGGTGTGGAAACCAAAGACTGA